A genomic window from Chanodichthys erythropterus isolate Z2021 chromosome 1, ASM2448905v1, whole genome shotgun sequence includes:
- the LOC137018901 gene encoding transmembrane protein 271-like: protein MKLSGKGLCTIVSSSLLFVCAVSTVVVGFKCIALGSRVRAHFHLGTAAGAFYSGILVALGQVLMGVALVFCRGKPRCANFFLFGILVFLLGVLTAFSGAVVDGDTVSLVERKYAHYCLDSVDVNPACNGLKVYQRGLVVSTVLNTLECLLGLMNLVIIKRYQAERILRRRRTQRRSARIILNEERDFAVTEFQPVSYINLGVFHALDEADGEVQSRGHPCMELPGYSPTNPELNHSYPFSYPLHIELPPAYEDIFPGEESSK, encoded by the coding sequence ATGAAGCTGAGTGGCAAAGGACTGTGCACCATCGTCTCCAGCAGTCTGCTCTTCGTGTGTGCCGTGAGCACCGTGGTGGTGGGATTCAAATGCATCGCGCTGGGCTCCAGGGTGCGAGCGCACTTCCACCTGGGCACCGCGGCCGGCGCGTTCTACTCGGGCATCCTGGTGGCGCTCGGGCAGGTGCTGATGGGGGTGGCGCTGGTCTTTTGCCGGGGCAAGCCCAGGTGTGCGAATTTCTTCCTCTTTGGGATCTTAGTGTTTCTTCTGGGGGTCCTCACGGCGTTCTCGGGCGCGGTGGTGGATGGCGACACGGTGTCCCTGGTGGAGAGGAAGTACGCGCACTATTGCCTGGACTCTGTGGATGTAAACCCGGCGTGCAACGGGCTCAAGGTGTACCAGCGGGGGCTGGTGGTCTCCACCGTACTTAACACTCTGGAGTGCCTCCTGGGGCTGATGAACCTGGTTATCATTAAGCGCTACCAAGCGGAGCGGATTCTCCGGAGACGCCGGACGCAGCGGCGAAGCGCGCGGATTATCCTGAACGAGGAGCGCGACTTCGCGGTCACGGAGTTCCAGCCGGTGTCCTACATCAACCTGGGGGTGTTTCACGCGCTGGACGAGGCGGACGGGGAGGTGCAAAGCAGGGGCCACCCGTGCATGGAGCTCCCGGGCTATTCGCCCACCAATCCGGAGCTTAATCACTCGTACCCGTTCTCTTACCCGCTTCACATCGAGTTGCCACCCGCCTACGAGGACATATTCCCCGGAGAAGAGAGCAGCAAATAG